Proteins encoded in a region of the Triticum dicoccoides isolate Atlit2015 ecotype Zavitan chromosome 3A, WEW_v2.0, whole genome shotgun sequence genome:
- the LOC119269115 gene encoding uncharacterized protein LOC119269115 isoform X1 produces MPAAVSAVSRGRSKMRNTQRKPSILNFDAGCGSSLSFIVIGLVGCTLIACLFFIGHQVKTGHAHSYPSHLPATRELEEVEEEHFRLPPPHKVNPRAVKRAVKRRGSTKVSKIIDDYLDGSSALHDIFFPSETTAVNPTKGRNDSMYFYPGRVWLDTDGNAIQAHGGGILYDHNTATYYWYGENKDGPTYQIHPEGAHRVDIIGVSCYSSKDLWSWTHEGIVLPGERTNITHDLHISKVLERPKVIYNDRTRQYVMWMHVDDGNYTKASVGVAVSRSPTGPFSYLYSFRPHGFDSRDMTIFKDDDGMAYLFYASRGNTVLHVSPLTNDYLNVTSAMRTILVRRFREAPAVFKLRGTYYMITSRCSGWAPNPALAHATHKIMGPWETLGNPCVGGNHFLRLTTFLSQSTFVLPLPGLPGTFIFMADRWNPSDLRDSRYVWLPLSIGGLADEALDYSFGFPSWSRVSIYWHRKWRLPEGWRKS; encoded by the exons ATGCCAGCGGCCGTATCCGCG GTTAGTAGAGGGAGATCGAAGATGAGGAATACGCAGCGAAAGCCATCTATTCTCAACTTCGATGCTGGATGCGGATCTTCCTTATCTTTTATTGTAATAGGCTTGGTGGGATGCACCCTCATTGCCTGCCTATTTTTCATCGGCCATCAAGTAAAAACTGGGCATGCCCATAGCTATCCCAGCCATCTGCCTGCCACCAGAGAAttggaagaggttgaggaagagcatTTTCGGTTGCCACCTCCTCACAAGGTGAATCCTCGTGCAGTGAAACGTGCAGTCAAACGTCGGGGCTCTACCAAGGTTTCAAAGATCATCGATGATTATCTGGATGGGTCCTCAGCATTACACGACATATTCTTTCCTAGTGAAACAACTGCTGTGAACCCAACAAAAGGCAGAAATGACAGCATGTACTTTTATCCCGGTAGGGTGTGGCTGGACACCGATGGAAATGCCATTCAAGCCCATGGCGGTGGGATTCTGTATGATCACAATACCGCGACATACTATTGGTACGGAGAGAACAAAGATGGACCAACCTATCAAATTCACCCTGAAGGGGCACACCGG GTAGACATTATAGGGGTAAGCTGCTACTCCTCGAAGGACCTATGGTCATGGACTCACGAAGGGATCGTGCTTCCCGGAGAGCGTACCAATATCACACACGACCTTCATATATCAAAGGTTCTTGAGAGGCCCAAGGTGATATATAATGACCGCACTCGGCAGTATGTCATGTGGATGCACGTCGACGACGGCAACTACACTAAAGCATCCGTCGGTGTGGCCGTCAGCAGATCCCCCACAGGCCCTTTCAGTTACCTCTACAGTTTCCGGCCACATGGGTTTGATAGCAGGGACATGACGATCTTCAAAGACGACGATGGCATGGCCTACCTCTTCTACGCTTCTCGGGGCAACACCGTGCTTCATGTCAGTCCACTGACAAATGATTATCTCAACGTCACATCGGCGATGAGGACAATATTGGTGAGACGGTTCAGGGAGGCTCCGGCCGTGTTCAAGCTCAGAGGAACCTACTACATGATCACCTCACGGTGCTCGGGCTGGGCTCCGAATCCGGCGCTGGCACACGCCACGCACAAGATCATGGGGCCATGGGAGACGCTGGGGAACCCGTGCGTCGGAGGCAACCACTTCCTCCGGCTGACGACGTTCCTGTCTCAGAGCACCTTCGTGCTCCCCCTCCCTGGCTTGCCGGGCACGTTCATCTTCATGGCAGACAGGTGGAACCCGTCGGATTTGCGTGACTCCCGGTATGTGTGGCTGCCCTTGTCCATTGGAGGTCTGGCGGACGAGGCGCTGGACTACAGCTTCGGGTTCCCGTCGTGGTCGAGGGTGTCGATTTACTGGCACAGGAAATGGCGACTCCCTGAAGGTTGGAGGAAGAGTTAG
- the LOC119269115 gene encoding uncharacterized protein LOC119269115 isoform X3: protein MRNTQRKPSILNFDAGCGSSLSFIVIGLVGCTLIACLFFIGHQVKTGHAHSYPSHLPATRELEEVEEEHFRLPPPHKVNPRAVKRAVKRRGSTKVSKIIDDYLDGSSALHDIFFPSETTAVNPTKGRNDSMYFYPGRVWLDTDGNAIQAHGGGILYDHNTATYYWYGENKDGPTYQIHPEGAHRVDIIGVSCYSSKDLWSWTHEGIVLPGERTNITHDLHISKVLERPKVIYNDRTRQYVMWMHVDDGNYTKASVGVAVSRSPTGPFSYLYSFRPHGFDSRDMTIFKDDDGMAYLFYASRGNTVLHVSPLTNDYLNVTSAMRTILVRRFREAPAVFKLRGTYYMITSRCSGWAPNPALAHATHKIMGPWETLGNPCVGGNHFLRLTTFLSQSTFVLPLPGLPGTFIFMADRWNPSDLRDSRYVWLPLSIGGLADEALDYSFGFPSWSRVSIYWHRKWRLPEGWRKS from the exons ATGAGGAATACGCAGCGAAAGCCATCTATTCTCAACTTCGATGCTGGATGCGGATCTTCCTTATCTTTTATTGTAATAGGCTTGGTGGGATGCACCCTCATTGCCTGCCTATTTTTCATCGGCCATCAAGTAAAAACTGGGCATGCCCATAGCTATCCCAGCCATCTGCCTGCCACCAGAGAAttggaagaggttgaggaagagcatTTTCGGTTGCCACCTCCTCACAAGGTGAATCCTCGTGCAGTGAAACGTGCAGTCAAACGTCGGGGCTCTACCAAGGTTTCAAAGATCATCGATGATTATCTGGATGGGTCCTCAGCATTACACGACATATTCTTTCCTAGTGAAACAACTGCTGTGAACCCAACAAAAGGCAGAAATGACAGCATGTACTTTTATCCCGGTAGGGTGTGGCTGGACACCGATGGAAATGCCATTCAAGCCCATGGCGGTGGGATTCTGTATGATCACAATACCGCGACATACTATTGGTACGGAGAGAACAAAGATGGACCAACCTATCAAATTCACCCTGAAGGGGCACACCGG GTAGACATTATAGGGGTAAGCTGCTACTCCTCGAAGGACCTATGGTCATGGACTCACGAAGGGATCGTGCTTCCCGGAGAGCGTACCAATATCACACACGACCTTCATATATCAAAGGTTCTTGAGAGGCCCAAGGTGATATATAATGACCGCACTCGGCAGTATGTCATGTGGATGCACGTCGACGACGGCAACTACACTAAAGCATCCGTCGGTGTGGCCGTCAGCAGATCCCCCACAGGCCCTTTCAGTTACCTCTACAGTTTCCGGCCACATGGGTTTGATAGCAGGGACATGACGATCTTCAAAGACGACGATGGCATGGCCTACCTCTTCTACGCTTCTCGGGGCAACACCGTGCTTCATGTCAGTCCACTGACAAATGATTATCTCAACGTCACATCGGCGATGAGGACAATATTGGTGAGACGGTTCAGGGAGGCTCCGGCCGTGTTCAAGCTCAGAGGAACCTACTACATGATCACCTCACGGTGCTCGGGCTGGGCTCCGAATCCGGCGCTGGCACACGCCACGCACAAGATCATGGGGCCATGGGAGACGCTGGGGAACCCGTGCGTCGGAGGCAACCACTTCCTCCGGCTGACGACGTTCCTGTCTCAGAGCACCTTCGTGCTCCCCCTCCCTGGCTTGCCGGGCACGTTCATCTTCATGGCAGACAGGTGGAACCCGTCGGATTTGCGTGACTCCCGGTATGTGTGGCTGCCCTTGTCCATTGGAGGTCTGGCGGACGAGGCGCTGGACTACAGCTTCGGGTTCCCGTCGTGGTCGAGGGTGTCGATTTACTGGCACAGGAAATGGCGACTCCCTGAAGGTTGGAGGAAGAGTTAG
- the LOC119269115 gene encoding uncharacterized protein LOC119269115 isoform X2, whose protein sequence is MKVSRGRSKMRNTQRKPSILNFDAGCGSSLSFIVIGLVGCTLIACLFFIGHQVKTGHAHSYPSHLPATRELEEVEEEHFRLPPPHKVNPRAVKRAVKRRGSTKVSKIIDDYLDGSSALHDIFFPSETTAVNPTKGRNDSMYFYPGRVWLDTDGNAIQAHGGGILYDHNTATYYWYGENKDGPTYQIHPEGAHRVDIIGVSCYSSKDLWSWTHEGIVLPGERTNITHDLHISKVLERPKVIYNDRTRQYVMWMHVDDGNYTKASVGVAVSRSPTGPFSYLYSFRPHGFDSRDMTIFKDDDGMAYLFYASRGNTVLHVSPLTNDYLNVTSAMRTILVRRFREAPAVFKLRGTYYMITSRCSGWAPNPALAHATHKIMGPWETLGNPCVGGNHFLRLTTFLSQSTFVLPLPGLPGTFIFMADRWNPSDLRDSRYVWLPLSIGGLADEALDYSFGFPSWSRVSIYWHRKWRLPEGWRKS, encoded by the exons ATGAAGGTTAGTAGAGGGAGATCGAAGATGAGGAATACGCAGCGAAAGCCATCTATTCTCAACTTCGATGCTGGATGCGGATCTTCCTTATCTTTTATTGTAATAGGCTTGGTGGGATGCACCCTCATTGCCTGCCTATTTTTCATCGGCCATCAAGTAAAAACTGGGCATGCCCATAGCTATCCCAGCCATCTGCCTGCCACCAGAGAAttggaagaggttgaggaagagcatTTTCGGTTGCCACCTCCTCACAAGGTGAATCCTCGTGCAGTGAAACGTGCAGTCAAACGTCGGGGCTCTACCAAGGTTTCAAAGATCATCGATGATTATCTGGATGGGTCCTCAGCATTACACGACATATTCTTTCCTAGTGAAACAACTGCTGTGAACCCAACAAAAGGCAGAAATGACAGCATGTACTTTTATCCCGGTAGGGTGTGGCTGGACACCGATGGAAATGCCATTCAAGCCCATGGCGGTGGGATTCTGTATGATCACAATACCGCGACATACTATTGGTACGGAGAGAACAAAGATGGACCAACCTATCAAATTCACCCTGAAGGGGCACACCGG GTAGACATTATAGGGGTAAGCTGCTACTCCTCGAAGGACCTATGGTCATGGACTCACGAAGGGATCGTGCTTCCCGGAGAGCGTACCAATATCACACACGACCTTCATATATCAAAGGTTCTTGAGAGGCCCAAGGTGATATATAATGACCGCACTCGGCAGTATGTCATGTGGATGCACGTCGACGACGGCAACTACACTAAAGCATCCGTCGGTGTGGCCGTCAGCAGATCCCCCACAGGCCCTTTCAGTTACCTCTACAGTTTCCGGCCACATGGGTTTGATAGCAGGGACATGACGATCTTCAAAGACGACGATGGCATGGCCTACCTCTTCTACGCTTCTCGGGGCAACACCGTGCTTCATGTCAGTCCACTGACAAATGATTATCTCAACGTCACATCGGCGATGAGGACAATATTGGTGAGACGGTTCAGGGAGGCTCCGGCCGTGTTCAAGCTCAGAGGAACCTACTACATGATCACCTCACGGTGCTCGGGCTGGGCTCCGAATCCGGCGCTGGCACACGCCACGCACAAGATCATGGGGCCATGGGAGACGCTGGGGAACCCGTGCGTCGGAGGCAACCACTTCCTCCGGCTGACGACGTTCCTGTCTCAGAGCACCTTCGTGCTCCCCCTCCCTGGCTTGCCGGGCACGTTCATCTTCATGGCAGACAGGTGGAACCCGTCGGATTTGCGTGACTCCCGGTATGTGTGGCTGCCCTTGTCCATTGGAGGTCTGGCGGACGAGGCGCTGGACTACAGCTTCGGGTTCCCGTCGTGGTCGAGGGTGTCGATTTACTGGCACAGGAAATGGCGACTCCCTGAAGGTTGGAGGAAGAGTTAG
- the LOC119269116 gene encoding protein CROWDED NUCLEI 4-like translates to MASPRSPAAGALAGDEAIWRKLRDAGFDEESIRRRDKAALIAYISRLESEVYDYQHNLGLMLLERKELVSKHEQLKASMESAEIMHKRERASQQSALAETRKREENLKKNVGIQKECVANLEKALHDMRAETAEIKVSYETKLSEALEMMDTAQKKFDEAEEKLLAAKSLEAECTRARNAALRSLQDMEEREDQLRRYRLSSDHEYEAKEKDISLQRKSLNDMKKMLHEKEQVLLKEQSLLNQRDENIVERLARVTQSEKKLEEDKVILEAEWMSLMEEKNKLDLKMEAVASREEAIIQKESLLDKRESELLILQETIANKERVEIERLTHEQEVALERRKLEFETEMENKRLSFEAEMEMKRTLLDQRERALSEQELAFAQRDQNVDIRLAELASKEEAIARRTDELKDEEGKLLSQREASYIELQKEREEVQKMKLYLEKEKVFFEEEKREAIQAQQNLAITQADRDDLLTLQIKLKEEIDNLRAQRTELVADADRLQAEKERFEIEWELFDEKKEELQKEAARITEERRVMTEYLNNQSDIIKQEKENLRAEFKKNSETLSCEHEEFMIKMQQEHASWLSKIQHEREDLTRDIDNQRMELLNLAKARQLEIDADLREREKEFEQKKSMELEHINSQKVMIMSKLDHVALELQKLEDERKEANLEREKREQELSEIKNTIEALNNQREKLQEQRKLLHSDRESITEQIQQLDVLKELKSDSENKQLSLIESEKSKMNYTGLLPCGEAHNSTPKNCSAPKLLERKLEVSPSVSTPVSWVRKCAQVIFKRSPEKSSGHDNGRLLDNGVPKNLRKTADINGSLADEPGDQAGEIPQVVNGAKVGKKRNYLLSYDPSEALEPRRKYQRSTIQTVIGGEITLNNCPSVLEEKCSKNEHDAAPLGVLSGISKDHEYSNKGPQNLRIPVDSASSDDLVFANGKADNSDFADEDEPSEEITVSATEPTTGALEGRDEHDEDSDDEDEEEEEEEKSSSAKKLWRFLIT, encoded by the exons ATGGCCAGCCCTCGGTcgcccgccgccggcgccctcgccggGGACGAGGCGATCTGGAGGAAGCTCCGCGACGCGGGCTTCGACGAGGAGTCCATCAGGCGGCGCGACAAGGCGGCGCTCATCGCCTACATCTCGCGTCTCGAGTCCGAG GTTTATGATTACCAGCACAACCTCGGGCTAATGTTGTTGGAGCGAAAGGAATTGGTATCCAAGCATGAACAACTCAAAGCTTCTATGGAGTCTGCTGAGATCATGCACAAGCGTGAAAGAGCTTCCCAGCAATCTGCTCTAGCTGAAACAAGGAAGAGGGAAGAAAACCTAAAAAAGAATGTAGGCATTCAGAAGGAGTGTGTTGCTAAT CTTGAAAAAGCACTGCATGATATGCGTGCGGAAACAGCTGAAATAAAGGTTTCCTACGAAACCAAATTATCCGAAGCACTTGAAATGATGGATACTGCTCAAAAGAAATTTGACGAGGCAGAAGAGAAGCTTCTTGCAGCAAAATCTTTGGAAGCAGAGTGCACTCGTGCTCGTAATGCTGCATTGAGAAGTTTACAAGACATGGAAGAACGTGAAGACCAGCTTAGAAGATACCGCCTTTCTAGTGATCATGA GTATGAGGCCAAAGAAAAGGATATTAGCTTACAAAGGAAGTCGTTGAATGATATGAAGAAAATGTTGCATGAAAAGGAGCAGGTTCTACTGAAAGAACAATCACTTCTTAATCAGAGGGATGAAAATATCGTTGAGAGGTTAGCACGTGTAACTCAGTCGGAGAAAAAGTTAGAAGAGGACAAGGTGATTCTCGAAGCTGAATGGATGTCTCTAATGGAAGAGAAAAACAAGCTGGATCTTAAAATGGAGGCAGTAGCTTCAAGGGAGGAA GCTATAATTCAGAAGGAATCCTTGCTTGACAAACGGGAGAGTGAGCTGTTGATTTTGCAAGAAACAATTGCAAATAAAGAAAGg GTTGAGATTGAAAGGCTGACTCATGAACAAGAAGTGGccctggagaggagaaagcttgagTTTGAAACTGAGATGGAGAATAAGCGCTTGTCTTTTGAGGCGGAAATGGAGATGAAGAGGACATTGCTGGATCAAAGAGAAAGAGCTCTCAGTGAGCAAGAGTTGGCATTTGCTCAGAGGGACCAAAATGTTGACATTCGGCTTGCTGAATTAGCAAGCAAGGAAGAGGCCATAGCAAGGAGAACAGATGAGTTGAAAGACGAGGAAGGAAAGCTCCTCTCTCAAAGAGAAGCGTCATACATTGAGCTGCAAAAAGAAAGAGAGGAAGTACAGAAGATGAAATTATATTTGGAGAAGGAAaaggttttctttgaagaggagaAACGGGAAGCAATTCAAGCCCAGCAAAATCTTGCAATAACCCAAGCAGATAGAGATGATTTGCTTACTCTACAGATCAAACTTAAAGAAGAAATTGACAATCTTAGAGCCCAAAGAACAGAGCTCGTGGCTGATGCCGATAGGCTGCAAGCAGAAAAAGAAAGGTTCGAGATTGAATGGGAGCTGTTTGATGAAAAGAAAGAGGAGCTTCAAAAGGAAGCTGCTAGAATTACTGAAGAGCGAAGAGTAATGACAGAGTATCTCAATAATCAGTCAGACATCATCAAACAAGAGAAGGAAAATTTGCGTGCTGAGTTCAAGAAGAATTCAGAAACCCTCTCCTGTGAACATGAAGAGTTCATGATTAAGATGCAGCAAGAACATGCAAGTTGGCTGAGTAAGATTCAACATGAGAGGGAAGATCTTACAAGAGACATTGATAACCAGAGAATGGAATtactgaacttggccaaggcaaggCAGTTGGAAATCGATGCTGATTTAAGGGAAAGAGAAAAGGAGTTTGAGCAGAAAAAATCCATGGAGCTCGAGCACATAAATTCTCAAAAGGTGatgatcatgtcaaaactagatcaTGTTGCGCTTGAATTGCAGAAACTTGAGGATGAGAGGAAAGAGGCTAATTTGGAGCGTGAAAAGAGAGAGCAAGAGCTGTCTGAGATAAAAAACACCATTGAAGCCCTTAATAATCAACGAGAGAAGCTGCAAGAGCAAAGAAAGCTCCTACATTCAGACCGAGAATCAATAACAGAACAAATTCAGCAACTTGATGTGTTGAAAGAACTGAAAAGCGATTCTGAGAACAAGCAACTGTCTTTGATAGAGTCTGAAAAGTCAAAGATGAACTATACTGGCCTCCTTCCTTGTGGTGAAGCTCATAATTCAACTCCTAAGAATTGTTCTGCACCAAAGCTTCTTGAAAGGAAACTAGAAGTGTCACCTTCAGTCTCAACACCAGTATCTTGGGTTCGAAAATGCGCTCAGGTGATATTCAAACGCTCTCCTGAGAAGAGTTCTGGTCATGATAATGGTAGACTTCTTGATAACGGTGTACCAAAAAACCTTCGGAAAACTGCTGACATCAATGGATCACTTGCTGATGAGCCAGGCGACCAAGCTGGAGAAATACCTCAAGTTGTTAATGGTGCAAAAGTTGGGAAGAAAAGGAATTATTTGTTGTCATATGATCCAAGTGAAGCTTTAGAACCAAGGCGGAAGTACCAAAGGAGCACTATTCAGACAGTAATTGGAGGGGAAATTACTTTGAACAACTG CCCATCAGTTCTAGAGGAGAAGTGCTCCAAAAATGAACATGATGCCGCCCCACTTGGTGTATTATCTGGCATCAGCAAGGATCATGAATACAGTAATAAAGGGCCACAGAACCTGAGAATACCAGTAGACTCAGCTTCATCTGATGATCTGGTCTTTGCAAATGGGAAAGCGGATAATTCAGATTTTGCCGACGAGGATGAACCTTCAGAAGAGATCACAGTG TCCGCAACCGAACCAACTACTGGAGCACTTGAAGGCAGGGATGAGCATGATGAAGATAGTGAtgacgaagatgaagaggaagaggaagaagagaaaagTTCGTCAGCGAAGAAGTTGTGGCGTTTTCTCATCACATGA